TGGGCCAGCAGGTAGAAGATCGACACCACGATGGTGGAGGTGCCGGCGGCGGTGCGGACCGGGCGCTGGCGCATGCGGTACGCGAGGACGTCGCCCATGGTGTAGCGGCCGGAGTTCCTCAGCGGCTCGGCCACCAGGAGCAGGGCGACCAGCCAGGCGACCAGGAAGCCGATGGAGTAGAGGAAGCCGTCGTAGCCGAAGATGGCGATGGCGCCCGCGATGCCGAGGAACGAGGCGGCGGACATGTAGTCGCCGGAGACGGCGAGACCGTTCTGGAAGGCGCTGAACTGGCGGCCGCCGGCGTAGAAGTCGGCGGCGTCCTTGGTCTGGCGGCCCGCCCAGATGGTGATGCCCAGGGTCGCGAGGACGAACAGCGCGAACAGGGTGATGATCAGCGGGCGGTGCTCGCTGGCCTCGTTCGCGGCGAGGAAGGTGTGCTGTACGGGGCTCATGCGCCGCTCTCCATCCGGGTCTTGATGGCCTCGGCCTTGGGGTCGAGCTTCGCGGCGGCGTGCCGTGAGTACCACCAGGCGATGAGGAACGTGGTGATGAACTGGGCGACGCCGAGGACGAAGGCGACGTTGATGTTGCCGAAGAGCTTCGTGCCCATGAAGCCGCCCGCGTAGTTCGAGAGCAGGACGTACAGCAGGTACCAGGCGATGAAGCCGACGGTCAGCGGGAAGGCGAAGGAGCGGTAGGAGCGGCGCAGTTCACCGAACTCCGCGCTCTCCTGCACCTCGGTGAACTCCTCGGGTGAGGGGAGTGTGCGTTGTTCTTTCGAGGGGGGCGGTGCGTCGGCGGCCACGGAGTCTCCTCGCAGGGACGG
The Streptomyces tuirus genome window above contains:
- a CDS encoding DUF485 domain-containing protein, yielding MAADAPPPSKEQRTLPSPEEFTEVQESAEFGELRRSYRSFAFPLTVGFIAWYLLYVLLSNYAGGFMGTKLFGNINVAFVLGVAQFITTFLIAWWYSRHAAAKLDPKAEAIKTRMESGA